One window from the genome of Candoia aspera isolate rCanAsp1 chromosome 15, rCanAsp1.hap2, whole genome shotgun sequence encodes:
- the IFT81 gene encoding intraflagellar transport protein 81 homolog isoform X2 codes for MSDQLKFIVEKLNKEPFKKNFNLITFDSLESMQLLQLLSDVLGEIDPKHIVDIREELPEHTAKRMLTLLGILKYKPPGGTSDLSTFRQGLVTGSKPVVHPVLHWLLQRTSELKKRAYLARFLIKVDVPAEFLQDDTVADTNRQYEELMEAFKSLHKECEQLKTSGFSTAEIRRDITAMEEEKDQLMKRVERLKKRVETVQNHQRMLEMARQLRVEKEREEALAQQKQEQKNQLFHAEQRLQRVQLQLKDMRHAAVDSKPESLMKSLEEETKFNTYLVSEKFPRELEAKKQSLHLLQKVVAEPAMGQSDLNELESKIKEVNAQINQLIEKRMMKCEPIDSKFSMYRQQASIISRKKTAKAEELQTAKEEIANLERQMMQKSSQARELNGAEVLKGDEFKRYVNKLRSKNTLYKKKRLEIAEITAEYGILQRTEELVKQRHEDIQQQLQAIEDKKGISGYSYTQEELERVSAVKSEMDEMKGRTLDHMSDMVKKLNAMVADKKSSLAPIIKDLRHLRQKCQELTQECEEKKSQYDSCAAGLESKRSSLEQEVKSLQEECLQEESCYHHVNCMKKIFEAQLQRVKDEVKMYVSSDQQERKKAVRDQYSKMITEQENLGKKLREKQKAVRESHGPNLKQVKMWRDLQLLTECKKDCFFKQQNQASVGQVIQEGGEDRLVL; via the exons ATGAGCGACCAACTGAAATTCATCGTTGAGAAGCTCAACAAGGAGCCATTTAAAAAGAACTTCAATTTGATCACTTTTGATTCTCTGGAGTCAATGCAGCTCTTGCAGTTGCTCAGTGATGTCCTAGGAGAGATTGACCCCAAG CATATTGTTGACATTAGAGAAGAGTTGCCAGAGCACACAGCGAAACGGATGTTGACCCTGCTTGGCATTCTTAAATATAAACCTCCAGGAGGTACCAGCGACTT GAGCACGTTCCGCCAGGGGTTAGTTACGGGGAGCAAGCCCGTCGTTCACCCTGTCTTGCACTGGCTCCTTCAACGGACCAGCGAGCTCAAGAAACGGGCCTATCTTGCACGCTTCCTGATCAAAGTGGATGTGCCAGCTGAGTTCCTTCAGGATGACACAGTTGCTGATACCAACAGACAG TATGAAGAACTGATGGAAGCTTTCAAAAGCTTACATAAAGAATGTGAGCAGCTCAAGACATCTGGCTTCTCAACTGCAGAAATAAGAAGG GATATCACAGcaatggaagaggagaaggatcAGCTGATGAAGCGAGTGGAGCGGCTGAAGAAGCGG GTGGAGACGGTGCAGAACCATCAGCGGATGCTTGAGATGGCACGGCAGCTTCGAGTGGAGAAGGAGCGGGAGGAAGCTCTTGCCCAGCAGAAGCAAGAACAGAAGAACCAG ctttttcaTGCAGAGCAGCGACTGCAAAGAGTCCAGCTTCAGCTCAAGGACATGCGTCATGCAGCCGTGGATTCGAAGCCAGAAA GCTTAATGAAGAGTCTAGAAGAGGAGACGAAGTTCAACACATACTTGGTCTCGGAGAAATTTCCTAGAGAGCTGGAAGCAAAGAAACAGTCGTTGCACCTCTTGCAAAAAGTGGTGGCCGAGCCAGCCATGGGCCAGTCGGACCTCAACGAGCTTGAATCCAAA ATAAAAGAGGTCAATGCACAAATCAATCAGTTAATTGAGAAGAGGATGATGAAATGTGAGCCCATTGATAGTAAATTTTCAATGTATCGGCAACAG GCCTCCATCATTTCCCGGAAGAAAACAGCCAAAGCAGAGGAACTTCAGACCGCCAAGGAAGAGATCGCCAACTTGGAGAGGCAAATGATGCAAAAGTCAAGCCAGGCTCGGGAGCTGAACGGGGCAGAAGTCTTGAAAGGCGATGAG TTTAAGCGGTACGTTAATAAGCTTCGAAGCAAAAACACACTTTACAAGAAGAAGCGCCTGGAAATAGCAGAGATTACGGCGGAGTACGGCATCCTGCAGAGAACAGAAGAGCTTGTGAAACAACGGCATGAAGACATTCAGCAGCAGTTG CAAGCAATTGAAGACAAGAAGGGTATTTCGGGATACAGCTATacacaggaggaactggagagggtGTCAGCAGTCAAGAGTGAAATGGATGAAATGAAGGGCCGAACTCTGGACCACATGTCTGATATG GTGAAAAAGCTGAATGCCATGGTAGCCGATAAAAAGTCAAGCTTGGCTCCGATCATCAAAGACCTAAGGCACTTGCGGCAGAAGTGCCAG GAATTAACCCAAGAATGTGAAGAGAAAAAATCCCAGTACGACAGCTGCGCAGCTGGCTTGGAGAGCAAGCGTTCGTCCCTGGAGCAG GAGGTGAAGAGCCTTCAGGAGGAGTGTCTTCAGGAGGAAAGCTGCTATCATCATGTCAACTGCATGAAAAAG atttttgaaGCCCAGCTGCAGCGTGTCAAAGATGAGGTGAAAATGTATGTTTCTTCAGACcaacaggaaagaaagaaggcagtCAG GGATCAGTATTCCAAGATGATCACAGAACAAGAGAACCTTGGAAAG